One Thermofilum sp. genomic window carries:
- a CDS encoding antitoxin VapB family protein, translating to MGRVTTITVSAETKELLEKLKGGKTWEEFLRSLAEEMLRERRERVRERLGELLEAEFEEVRVRRWAREY from the coding sequence ATGGGTAGAGTGACGACGATCACGGTCTCTGCAGAGACGAAGGAGCTGCTCGAGAAGCTGAAGGGGGGCAAGACGTGGGAAGAGTTCCTGCGCAGCCTGGCGGAGGAGATGCTGAGGGAGAGGAGGGAGAGAGTCAGGGAGAGGCTGGGCGAGCTTCTGGAAGCGGAGTTCGAGGAAGTCAGGGTGAGGAGGTGGGCTCGCGAGTACTAG
- a CDS encoding zinc ABC transporter substrate-binding protein, producing the protein MRKRVLLAVLAAAAVALSLLLYLAPPPPREGVGGLRVAVTFPSLYEDVKALLCEGDAVVSIAPPGVDPHEYQLSPKDVELLKSSNLIVSTGHAPFEERIAEMASRGELEGVLVVIPELPGLRIAKNPATGLPNLHMPIYDPENFRVFLKLLVEAMVKLRPGCAEVYRAREKAVEEEVARLMLQAPRLNTSAVALSPVVQYAVEWMGVRVKYLLIKEHDLPASPEDIAAVERALSRGEVALIVSVAGREDTPLGRKASELASKYGVPIIYVPSGDAPQSTLSKIRQAVEEVGKVAGRIGAGG; encoded by the coding sequence ATGAGAAAAAGGGTACTCCTCGCAGTGCTAGCTGCAGCTGCAGTAGCGCTGAGCCTGCTCCTCTACCTCGCGCCGCCACCGCCCCGAGAGGGGGTGGGGGGACTCAGGGTCGCTGTGACCTTCCCCTCGCTTTACGAGGACGTGAAAGCGCTTCTCTGCGAGGGTGATGCTGTCGTTTCGATCGCGCCGCCGGGCGTGGACCCTCATGAGTACCAGCTTTCGCCGAAGGATGTAGAACTCCTGAAGAGCAGCAACCTCATCGTCTCGACGGGCCACGCGCCCTTCGAGGAGAGAATCGCTGAAATGGCGAGCAGGGGAGAGCTTGAAGGGGTGCTCGTAGTCATCCCAGAGCTTCCGGGCTTGAGGATAGCTAAGAACCCTGCAACCGGGCTACCGAACCTCCACATGCCTATCTACGACCCTGAAAACTTCAGAGTTTTCCTGAAGCTCCTGGTCGAAGCGATGGTGAAGCTTCGGCCGGGCTGCGCCGAAGTGTACAGAGCGCGGGAGAAGGCTGTCGAGGAGGAGGTGGCCAGGCTGATGCTTCAGGCTCCGCGGCTCAACACATCAGCTGTCGCTCTATCCCCTGTGGTTCAGTACGCTGTAGAGTGGATGGGGGTGAGAGTAAAGTACCTGCTCATCAAGGAGCATGATCTCCCTGCTTCACCCGAAGACATAGCGGCTGTTGAGCGGGCTCTCTCCAGGGGGGAGGTGGCCCTGATAGTCTCGGTGGCTGGGAGGGAGGACACCCCCTTGGGCCGTAAGGCGAGCGAGCTGGCGAGCAAGTACGGTGTGCCGATCATCTACGTGCCGTCCGGCGACGCGCCTCAAAGCACGCTCTCGAAGATCAGGCAAGCTGTGGAGGAAGTGGGAAAGGTAGCTGGCAGGATCGGCGCAGGGGGTTGA
- a CDS encoding metal ABC transporter ATP-binding protein — MHSPSVAVEEVSFAYDSDAILAGESFSIAGPGLVTVLGPNGSGKTTLFKLILGILKPSKGRVLLNGEDVTGDPVRAGVHASYVPQLSAVRKDIPMTGLEAVEAAIATRFKGSERAARALEALKAVGAESLASKRLSAMSGGQLQRVLIARALARSTPILLMDEPLSGIDPRGREGLVDLIAELSKSKLVLVTTHDPVLFLSRSKTIIVFNRGVKAVGSPRDVFKLDLLRAAYGSDVLLIEKCLHVVA; from the coding sequence GTGCACAGCCCGTCCGTAGCTGTTGAAGAAGTCTCGTTCGCCTACGACAGCGACGCGATACTCGCGGGTGAGAGCTTCAGCATAGCGGGGCCAGGCCTCGTCACAGTGCTGGGGCCGAACGGCTCCGGAAAAACGACGCTGTTCAAGCTGATACTCGGTATCCTGAAGCCCTCGAAGGGCCGCGTCCTGCTCAACGGGGAGGATGTGACGGGCGACCCCGTAAGAGCTGGTGTGCACGCGAGCTACGTCCCGCAGCTCTCAGCGGTGAGGAAGGATATCCCGATGACGGGTCTAGAGGCTGTAGAGGCGGCGATCGCTACACGCTTCAAAGGCTCGGAGCGTGCCGCGCGGGCGCTCGAAGCGCTAAAGGCTGTGGGGGCTGAGAGCCTCGCCTCTAAGAGGCTGAGCGCGATGAGCGGCGGCCAGCTGCAGCGCGTGCTGATTGCCCGGGCGCTAGCCAGGAGCACTCCCATACTCCTCATGGATGAGCCTCTCTCCGGCATCGACCCTAGGGGGAGGGAGGGCTTAGTGGACCTCATAGCGGAGCTGTCTAAGAGCAAGCTGGTTCTCGTCACTACTCACGACCCGGTGCTGTTCCTCAGCAGGAGCAAGACCATCATCGTGTTTAACAGGGGGGTTAAGGCGGTGGGGAGCCCGAGAGACGTCTTCAAGCTCGACCTCCTCAGAGCTGCCTACGGGTCGGACGTCCTCCTGATCGAGAAGTGCCTGCACGTGGTGGCGTAG
- a CDS encoding PadR family transcriptional regulator has protein sequence MSVPPPVARLKRKLGVENLWLYVLAELCRGDSYPYDLVKAIERDFGFKPGKVLPYVVLSRLESEGFVESYFVERRKYYRVTEKGRELLAEGLTHLKVLTRRLVEVAGLEPGGF, from the coding sequence GTGAGCGTTCCACCACCCGTTGCCCGCCTGAAGAGAAAGCTGGGAGTAGAGAACCTCTGGCTCTACGTTCTGGCGGAGCTCTGCCGGGGGGATAGCTACCCCTACGACCTCGTGAAAGCGATAGAGAGGGATTTCGGCTTCAAGCCTGGCAAAGTGCTGCCCTACGTGGTTCTCAGCAGGCTCGAGAGCGAGGGCTTCGTGGAGAGCTACTTCGTGGAGAGGAGGAAGTACTACAGAGTAACGGAGAAGGGTAGAGAGCTCCTCGCAGAGGGGCTCACCCACCTCAAGGTGCTTACGAGAAGACTCGTGGAGGTGGCTGGCCTGGAGCCAGGAGGCTTCTGA
- a CDS encoding type II toxin-antitoxin system VapC family toxin, with the protein MGSRVLVDTDYLIDYVRRRAELPEGQWFISEITLYEFTRGTRDPAEAKKLLEEEFTIIYHDNEIIERAAGIWRKLRGAGLLVDDRDLLVAAVAIARKLPLLTRNVKHFERFRPLGLELHPISLAGSLTGRREG; encoded by the coding sequence GTGGGCTCGCGAGTACTAGTAGACACAGACTACTTGATCGACTACGTCAGGAGGCGTGCGGAGCTGCCCGAAGGGCAGTGGTTCATCTCGGAGATCACGCTCTACGAGTTCACTCGCGGTACCAGGGACCCTGCTGAGGCGAAGAAGCTTCTCGAAGAGGAGTTCACCATAATCTACCACGACAACGAGATCATCGAGAGAGCGGCGGGGATCTGGAGGAAGCTGCGCGGTGCCGGCCTCCTGGTGGACGATAGAGACCTCTTAGTCGCTGCGGTAGCGATAGCCAGGAAGCTGCCCCTGCTCACGAGGAACGTTAAGCACTTTGAGCGTTTCAGACCCCTCGGCTTGGAGCTGCACCCTATCAGCTTAGCGGGCAGCCTCACAGGGAGGCGGGAGGGCTGA